From the Candidatus Bathyarchaeia archaeon genome, one window contains:
- a CDS encoding homoserine kinase produces the protein MVRDQLLSKEELRLGREIETLIPGKAVRVEAYCSTANLGAGFDVFGLALDKFADRVQIRTTSDRNVRIEARGPHSRELPRAPDKNSAGPPAQTLLDRSGAEMGVEITIEKNIPPGLGLGSSGATAAACAKAMNHLLQLDLSNDELVRIASLGEAAASGSAHADNVGASLLGGFVISYGNPLRTVSVKPPTKLSIVVVSPKTRIPKNKTGLARKLVPEKIKVKEAILNIGRASAIALGFAKGDIDLIGSGMEDAIAEPHRERLVPGYKMVKKAALTARASGVAISGAGPSVVAFVDKTKQDPRKIGRVMVKEFSRHHVESTLFVTRSAGKARIIRSD, from the coding sequence TTGGTACGAGACCAGTTATTATCGAAAGAAGAGTTGAGGCTCGGTCGGGAAATCGAAACGTTGATCCCTGGCAAGGCTGTTAGGGTCGAGGCGTACTGTTCTACCGCTAATCTTGGAGCGGGCTTCGACGTATTCGGGCTAGCACTCGACAAGTTCGCGGACCGAGTACAAATACGGACGACAAGCGACAGAAATGTCAGAATCGAAGCCCGAGGACCGCACAGCAGAGAGCTGCCCAGAGCCCCAGACAAGAATTCGGCCGGTCCACCTGCTCAAACATTACTCGACAGGAGCGGAGCAGAAATGGGCGTTGAGATAACCATCGAGAAGAACATTCCACCCGGTCTGGGTCTTGGCAGCAGCGGCGCTACAGCCGCAGCTTGCGCCAAAGCAATGAACCATCTGCTGCAGCTAGACCTTTCCAACGACGAACTGGTTAGGATTGCCAGTCTCGGAGAAGCCGCAGCTTCAGGATCAGCTCACGCCGACAATGTCGGCGCATCACTTCTAGGAGGATTCGTAATCTCGTATGGGAATCCTCTCAGAACCGTCTCAGTGAAACCACCAACCAAACTCTCCATCGTAGTCGTCTCGCCGAAAACTCGGATCCCGAAGAACAAGACAGGCCTTGCAAGGAAACTTGTTCCCGAGAAGATCAAGGTCAAGGAGGCGATCCTCAACATTGGACGAGCATCAGCCATCGCCCTCGGATTCGCCAAAGGCGATATAGATCTGATCGGTAGCGGAATGGAAGACGCGATCGCAGAACCCCACAGAGAGAGACTCGTTCCAGGCTACAAGATGGTGAAGAAAGCCGCACTTACCGCGCGCGCAAGTGGAGTAGCGATCAGCGGCGCGGGGCCTAGCGTAGTGGCATTCGTCGACAAGACAAAGCAGGACCCAAGAAAAATCGGAAGAGTCATGGTGAAAGAATTCTCGAGGCACCATGTTGAATCCACGTTATTTGTAACAAGATCCGCTGGCAAAGCCCGCATCATCAGGAGCGATTAA
- a CDS encoding M48 family metalloprotease, whose translation MAGLGALKRTMSFTIILVFAIFLGLILVISSFFLDPFTGLVLGLVGALFIILLQYLIGPVIVRATSRLHYLGPGENRWLESKVSQLASKAGVPIPRLAISPDPTPNAFVFGRTSKGATLAVHQGLLQRLDENEIEGVLAHELGHVKHRDFIVVTMISAIPLVAYLIARSVLWGGIASGYSGRSNKNNSAGVLIVVAVVAYAVYILTTLLALRLTRLRESYADAYSAFLTQQPRELESALTKIAYGLSLAPGEPHGARAFFIEDPAQAKQDVASIMDQKSKYDLDKDGVLSERELEAAMAQEAKSNWRKAAELFMTHPPTYRRILMLREIEQDMNSGNFQQNKAYDHV comes from the coding sequence TTGGCAGGACTCGGCGCTCTCAAACGCACGATGAGTTTCACGATAATTCTAGTCTTCGCCATATTTCTCGGGCTAATCCTGGTAATCTCCTCATTCTTCCTTGACCCGTTCACCGGACTAGTCCTTGGCCTAGTAGGCGCTCTCTTCATCATACTACTACAGTACCTGATAGGACCCGTGATCGTTCGTGCTACAAGCCGTTTGCACTATCTTGGTCCTGGTGAGAATCGGTGGCTTGAGTCAAAGGTAAGCCAGCTCGCCTCGAAAGCAGGCGTCCCGATCCCACGACTAGCCATCTCGCCTGACCCGACCCCTAACGCGTTCGTTTTCGGCCGCACGAGCAAAGGCGCTACACTCGCCGTCCACCAAGGTCTCCTTCAACGACTTGACGAGAACGAGATCGAAGGAGTCTTAGCTCACGAACTCGGTCATGTCAAGCACCGTGACTTTATCGTTGTAACAATGATCAGCGCAATTCCCCTTGTTGCTTACCTCATCGCACGTTCTGTCCTCTGGGGTGGAATCGCCAGCGGCTACAGCGGACGCAGCAACAAGAACAATAGCGCCGGAGTCTTGATTGTCGTCGCAGTCGTAGCCTACGCAGTCTACATTCTTACCACCCTACTGGCACTCCGTCTTACCCGTCTTAGAGAGAGCTACGCAGACGCGTATTCGGCCTTTCTAACCCAGCAGCCCAGAGAACTGGAAAGCGCTCTCACAAAGATTGCCTACGGTTTATCTCTCGCCCCCGGAGAACCGCACGGAGCCCGAGCTTTCTTCATCGAAGATCCCGCCCAAGCAAAGCAGGATGTTGCAAGCATCATGGACCAGAAATCGAAATATGATCTTGACAAGGATGGAGTCCTGAGCGAGCGAGAGCTAGAAGCGGCCATGGCACAAGAGGCCAAATCGAACTGGCGCAAAGCCGCCGAGCTGTTCATGACCCATCCGCCCACCTACAGGAGGATCCTTATGCTAAGAGAGATTGAACAGGACATGAACTCAGGAAACTTCCAGCAGAATAAAGCGTACGATCACGTCTGA
- a CDS encoding ubiquinone/menaquinone biosynthesis methyltransferase, with translation MYDSKARYVRSLFSKVPLEYDLLLGLLSFGQDRRWRAFVVEQAEPQSDSVVLDVATGTGLLAADFANSIANNGLVVGVDLTLTMLQTAKERLRRKGLTERTDWVLARAENLPFRDDSFRSASISLALRNVSDARLTFREMARATSPGGVVISLDFARPPNRIFRLFYYDYLLGLFPIFGRIVSKAWARTLSYLGRSILKSRSGTQIATLMIEEGVPDTKLVPLTQGIVYAVYGKKR, from the coding sequence GTGTACGATTCCAAAGCCCGGTACGTTCGAAGCCTCTTCTCTAAGGTCCCACTAGAATACGACCTATTACTAGGACTGCTCAGTTTCGGCCAAGATAGAAGATGGCGCGCATTTGTTGTCGAACAGGCTGAACCTCAGTCCGACAGCGTTGTGCTGGATGTGGCAACAGGGACAGGACTTTTGGCAGCAGATTTTGCGAATTCTATCGCAAACAACGGCCTAGTCGTTGGTGTCGACTTGACCCTAACCATGCTTCAGACCGCAAAAGAAAGGTTGAGACGGAAAGGGCTGACCGAAAGAACCGACTGGGTACTGGCCCGCGCAGAGAATCTGCCCTTCAGAGACGATTCCTTCAGGTCTGCGTCGATCAGTCTTGCGCTCAGAAATGTATCAGACGCACGATTAACATTTAGAGAGATGGCCAGAGCAACCAGCCCGGGTGGAGTTGTAATCTCTCTCGACTTCGCCCGGCCGCCAAACCGAATATTCCGTTTATTCTACTATGATTATCTTCTAGGACTGTTTCCCATCTTCGGAAGAATAGTTTCAAAGGCTTGGGCGAGAACCCTGTCCTATCTTGGCCGCTCTATACTGAAGTCTCGAAGCGGAACTCAGATCGCGACTCTTATGATCGAGGAAGGCGTTCCAGATACTAAACTTGTTCCTCTAACACAAGGAATCGTTTACGCGGTCTATGGAAAGAAGCGATAG
- a CDS encoding MFS transporter: MLSASRLNFLASIQSLPRDLRLLFLSLFLWTFGLGLYNYIWPLFLRDLQASPNDVGIVFSIGFLALALSMIPGGILANKYELKAILIIGWAMSIPEPLIYYFARTWTDVIPGIILLQLSGFNIPAFNAYIAGSADKAKSASNFGITWASAPLGIVFSPLVGSLLLNWISIRGIFILTFVFFTVSTIVLFLMKPQPPLESDASSRLLEFPRSRREGSLLLYLAGAAVAWSVTAPFIPLYFQDTLSLGPSIILLLGALQSLGAAVFAVVLGRRADARGNGGTMALGLLLSSIGLVGVLLTRNLLFAFPLVFLIGSARAPSLVAYSILSIIRKGASRAGQFGFYLTLESLGFVLGSYIGGSLYSLKPTTNFYATSSLFVALAILAWLSLGRTSDSKQPKRIGDSEVIAVS, translated from the coding sequence TTGCTTTCAGCTAGCCGACTGAATTTTCTAGCTTCAATCCAAAGCCTGCCTAGAGACCTACGGCTCCTGTTTCTGTCCCTTTTCCTCTGGACCTTTGGACTAGGCCTTTACAACTACATCTGGCCGTTGTTCCTGCGAGATCTCCAAGCGTCCCCCAACGATGTGGGCATCGTATTCTCAATCGGGTTCCTCGCCCTTGCTCTCAGCATGATTCCCGGAGGAATACTCGCGAACAAGTACGAACTGAAAGCCATATTGATCATAGGCTGGGCAATGAGCATCCCAGAGCCACTAATCTACTATTTCGCGAGAACCTGGACTGACGTGATTCCCGGAATAATCTTACTTCAATTATCAGGGTTCAATATTCCAGCATTCAACGCTTACATCGCGGGATCCGCTGACAAAGCCAAGTCAGCCTCCAACTTTGGCATAACATGGGCGTCAGCTCCACTGGGAATCGTCTTTTCACCCTTGGTCGGGAGCCTGTTACTCAACTGGATCTCCATACGAGGCATCTTCATTCTCACGTTCGTTTTCTTCACAGTTTCGACGATAGTCCTCTTCCTGATGAAACCACAACCTCCGCTAGAAAGTGATGCTAGCTCCCGTTTGCTCGAATTCCCTAGGTCCCGTCGAGAGGGGTCTCTTCTTCTCTATCTAGCTGGAGCGGCTGTAGCCTGGAGCGTCACCGCGCCATTCATCCCTCTCTACTTCCAAGACACTCTCAGTCTAGGCCCGTCGATCATACTGCTTCTAGGCGCGCTTCAGTCCCTAGGAGCCGCCGTTTTCGCCGTTGTCCTCGGTAGGAGAGCGGATGCTAGAGGCAACGGCGGGACTATGGCTCTGGGGCTCCTTCTGTCATCAATAGGCCTCGTCGGGGTCCTTCTTACGAGAAACCTCTTGTTCGCGTTTCCATTGGTTTTCCTCATCGGAAGCGCAAGAGCACCAAGTCTTGTAGCCTACTCCATTCTTTCGATAATTCGGAAGGGAGCGTCAAGAGCTGGCCAGTTCGGGTTCTACCTGACCCTAGAGAGCCTGGGGTTTGTACTTGGATCTTACATAGGAGGTTCCCTCTATTCGCTAAAGCCTACAACGAACTTCTATGCAACCTCATCACTGTTCGTGGCGCTTGCTATTCTAGCCTGGTTGAGTCTCGGTCGCACCTCTGATTCCAAACAGCCAAAACGAATTGGGGATTCAGAAGTTATTGCGGTGTCGTAA
- the msrB gene encoding peptide-methionine (R)-S-oxide reductase MsrB has product MKKSEEEWKKQLDTETYQVLRKKATERPFTGKYLHNNERGMYVCAGCGAPLFSSDTKFESGTGWPSFWAAASKENVEEKSDRSLFMNRVEILCKQCGGHLGHVFEDGPQPTGLRYCVNSLSLSFRKTDGKSASAEPKQ; this is encoded by the coding sequence ATGAAAAAATCCGAAGAAGAATGGAAGAAGCAGCTCGACACCGAGACCTACCAGGTTTTGAGAAAGAAGGCGACCGAACGGCCCTTTACCGGAAAATACCTCCACAATAATGAGAGGGGAATGTATGTCTGCGCGGGATGTGGAGCACCACTATTCTCATCCGATACAAAGTTTGAGTCTGGAACCGGGTGGCCCAGCTTCTGGGCCGCTGCATCAAAGGAGAACGTCGAAGAGAAATCCGACCGCAGCCTCTTCATGAATAGGGTTGAGATACTTTGCAAGCAGTGTGGCGGTCATCTGGGCCACGTTTTCGAGGACGGCCCCCAGCCGACAGGGTTGCGGTATTGCGTCAACTCGCTCTCTCTAAGCTTCAGGAAAACTGATGGGAAAAGCGCGTCTGCAGAGCCCAAACAATAG
- a CDS encoding MBL fold metallo-hydrolase — translation MRIHSLVVGRLQTNCYILQSENEGVIIDPGDEPERILQLMKDLGLKPRMIVATHAHFDHVLGVNKIKEELRLPFTIHRGDAEILESMQARVLQFMGFSVPPPPKVDRFLKNGDSMPIGGDVVKLIHTPGHSPGSISIVGQGFVMTGDALFNRSIGRTDLPGGDLDTLVHSITGRLLTLPDDTIVYPGHGPETSIGDEKLANPFVGRMSRRVP, via the coding sequence GCTACATTCTTCAGTCAGAAAACGAGGGGGTCATAATTGACCCAGGAGATGAACCTGAACGAATCCTACAATTAATGAAAGATCTCGGACTCAAACCGCGAATGATAGTAGCCACACACGCACACTTTGACCATGTTCTCGGCGTCAACAAGATCAAAGAAGAGCTGCGTCTCCCTTTCACCATTCACAGAGGAGACGCTGAGATTCTAGAGTCGATGCAGGCACGGGTCCTGCAGTTCATGGGTTTCAGCGTCCCCCCGCCACCCAAAGTAGATCGATTTCTCAAGAACGGAGACTCCATGCCGATAGGCGGGGACGTGGTAAAATTGATTCACACTCCCGGACATTCTCCCGGAAGCATTAGCATAGTTGGTCAGGGCTTTGTCATGACCGGAGACGCGTTGTTCAACCGGTCTATAGGACGAACTGATCTTCCAGGCGGAGACCTCGACACCCTGGTCCATTCAATAACGGGGCGCCTGTTGACCCTGCCCGACGATACCATCGTTTATCCGGGGCACGGCCCGGAGACAAGCATAGGCGACGAAAAACTAGCCAATCCCTTTGTAGGAAGAATGTCCAGACGCGTTCCATAG